In Diorhabda carinulata isolate Delta chromosome 6, icDioCari1.1, whole genome shotgun sequence, a single genomic region encodes these proteins:
- the LOC130894728 gene encoding transmembrane protein 267, translated as MFLLSNINKPTTYLAFLICLTAFIGDTAVSYSRLQVFQALFDNATHFLIGGLSWSIVCFHSRYVSATGKIIEIFTCSLLSSIIDLDHFIEAKSLNLKDATNLKRRPFLHCSTFPFLLCILILIISYFSEIVVLKRFGFILLTAFGSHHTRDATRRGYWFYPFGSTVPVPYIMYIGIITVLPFFIKIFNENLSIPNKFVDMTVI; from the exons atgtttttattatctaatataaataaaccTACAACTTATCtagcatttttaatttgctTAACAGCTTTTATAGGTGACACCGCGGTGAGTTATAGCAGATTACAAGTTTTTCAAGCGTTATTTGATAATGCCACTCATTTTTTAATTGGTGGTTTATCTTGGTCGATAGTTTGTTTCCATTCCAGATATGTTAGCGCTACaggaaaaataatagaaatatttacatgTAGTTTGTTATCTTCTATTATAGATTTGGATCATTTTATTGAagcaaaatcattaaatttgaaG GATGCTACAAACTTAAAAAGGAGACCATTCCTTCATTGCTCGACGTTTCCATTTCTATTATGCATTTTAATTcttataataagttatttttcgGAAATTGTTGTGTTAAAAAGATTTgggtttattttattaacagcATTTGGTAGTCATCATACAAGAGATGCGACAAGAAGAGGGTATTGGTTTTATCCATTCGGCTCAACGGTACCAGTACCCTATATAATGTACATAGGAATTATCACTGTTTTaccttttttcataaaaattttcaatgaaaatttaagtATACCAAATAAATTTGTAGATATGACTGTGATATAA
- the LOC130894737 gene encoding 60S ribosomal protein L37a: protein MAKRTKKVGITGKYGTRYGASLRKMVKKMEITQHAKYSCSFCGKDAMKRSCVGIWSCKRCKRTVAGGAWVYSTTAAASVRSAVRRLREVKEQ, encoded by the coding sequence ATGGCCAAACGTACAAAGAAAGTTGGAATCACAGGTAAATACGGTACCCGTTATGGTGCTTCTTTACGtaaaatggtaaaaaaaatggaaataacacAGCACGCTAAATATTCCTGCAGTTTCTGTGGTAAAGACGCAATGAAAAGGAGTTGTGTTGGTATCTGGTCTTGCAAACGGTGCAAGAGGACTGTAGCAGGAGGAGCTTGGGTATACTCTACTACCGCCGCAGCATCAGTTAGATCTGCCGTCAGACGTCTTAGGGAAGTTAAAGAAcagtaa
- the LOC130894735 gene encoding adrenodoxin-like protein 2, mitochondrial — protein sequence MALNVILRNTLPLGRCVSANLVRNSSRQFCMGQPALNKKEIEITFVKANGTKIKTKAKVGENILDVVINNHIDIDGFGACEGTLTCSTCHLIFKQENFDSLPPATDEELDMLDLAYDLTDTSRLGCQVYLDEKCDGMELKVPATVHDARTN from the exons ATGGctttaaatgtaattttaagAAATACGCTACCTCTAGGAAGATGTGTGAGTGCGAATTTAGTCAGAAATAGTTCAAGGCAATTTTGTATGGGACAACCagcattaaataaaaaaga AATAGAAATTACGTTTGTCAAAGCAAATGgaactaaaataaaaacaaaagctAAAGTTGGTGAAAATATTTTGGACGTTGTCATTAATAATCACATAGATATAGATGGTTTTGGTGCTTGTGAAGGCACTTTAACTTGTTCGACTTGCCACCTTATTTTTAAACAAGAAAACTTTGATAGTTTGCCCCCAGCAACAGACGAAGAATTAGATATGCTCGACTTAGCCTACGATTTAACAGACACCTCTAGATTAGGTTGTCAGGTCTATTTAGATGAAAAATGTGATGGAATGGAACTCAAAGTGCCAGCAACTGTACATGATGCAAGGACAAATTAA
- the LOC130894717 gene encoding xaa-Pro aminopeptidase 3 → MYLSHLLYSLTLKNGVKHFSNQATKLGSKVNKCVKRVLGQPTSDTHPHILNEGEVTPMITKFEYQSRRCKFMDAITKFTFKNCLKSKDHLVVIPAASKQYMSDKIPYVFRQNTEFLYLTGCLEPDCCVVLTSDSSGNFSTTLFTRDKDEHAELWDGPRTHPEDANNFFGVNESLPMSELDKFIFSFQKSKKNLNLWYDFLTPVQRNVHLSVKNFMDETGNKHWENPKPLLHKLRLYKSPSEIALMQKACDITAQAFMDTISVSRPGIAENHLFAKFDYECRLRGAEYLAYPPVIAGGTRATTIHYINNNQVVDAGEMVLMDGGCELHGYASDITRTWPISGKFTEEQRLIYEVVYDVNKELIEMCNKFPSLDMLFESMCYLLGKRLQEVGLLGAQPSSPYLMKAAYQLCPHHVSHYLGMDIHDTPTVTRNMQVEPGMIITIEPGIYINENNKLLPKKYRGIGVRIEDDVLITVNGPVVLSRKCPKYIDDIERLSSENQ, encoded by the exons atGTATCTAAGCCATTTACTTTATTCTTTAACTCTAAAAAATG GCGTTAAACACTTTTCTAATCAAGCCACAAAATTGGGTAGTAAAGTGAACAAATGTGTTAAAAGAGTGTTAGGACAACCCACTTCCGATACGCACCctcatattttaaatgaaggTGAAGTTACACCTATGATAACTAAATTTGAATACCAATCAAGAAGATGTAAATTTATGGATGCTATTACAAAGTTTACTTTCAAGAATTGTTTAAAATCTAAAGATCACTTA gttGTTATACCAGCAGCTTCTAAACAGTATATGTCTGATAAAATTCCTTATGTTTTCCGTCAAAATACAGAATTTCTCTATTTAACGGGCTGTTTAGAGCCTGATTGTTGTGTTGTTCTTACTTCAGACAGTAGTGGTAATTTCTCCACCACTTTATTCACTAGAGACAAAGATGAACACGCCGAACTTTGGGATGGTCCTAGAACTCATCCTGAAGACGCTAATAATTTCTTTGGAGTAAACGAAAGTTTACCTATGAGTGAActtgataaatttatattttctttccagaaatccaaaaaaaatttaaacttgtG GTACGATTTCTTAACGCCTGTTCAGAGAAACGTGCATTTGAGCGTGAAAAATTTCATGGACGAAACTGGTAATAAACATTGGGAAAACCCTAAGCCATTATTACACAAATTGAGATTGTATAAAAGCCCTTCGGAGATTGCTTTAATGCAAAAGGCGTGCGATATCACTGCTCAAGCTTTCATGGATACAATATCTGTATCTAGACCAG GTATTGCCGAAAATCATTTATTCGCTAAATTCGACTACGAATGTCGTTTAAGGGGTGCTGAATATTTAGCTTATCCCCCAGTAATCGCAGGAGGTACTAGAGCTACTACTATACATTATATTAATAACAACCAAGTGGTAGATGCTGGGGAAATGGTACTTATGGATGGAG gatGTGAATTACATGGTTATGCTAGCGATATAACACGTACTTGGCCGATCAGTGGGAAATTTACAGAAGAGCAACGTCTCATATACGAAGTAGTCTATGACGTTAATAAAGAACTGATTGAAATGTGTAATAAATTTCCATCTCTAGACATGTTATTCGAAAGTATGTGTTATTTATTAGGTAAAAGGTTACAGGAAGTTGGATTATTAGGTGCCCAACCGTCAAGTCCCTATTTAATGAAA GCTGCTTATCAGTTATGTCCACATCACGTCTCTCATTACCTAGGAATGGATATTCATGATACTCCTACTGTTACAAGAAATATGCAAGTAGAACCTGGAATGATCATAACTATTGAACCAG gaatctatataaatgaaaataacaaattactGCCTAAAAAATATCGTGGTATCGGTGTACGGATAGAAGACGATGTTTTAATAACCGTAAATGGTCCAGTTGTACTAAGTAGAAAATGTCCCAAATATATTGACGATATTGAAAGATTATCAAGTGAAAACCAGTGA
- the LOC130894724 gene encoding uncharacterized protein LOC130894724, with amino-acid sequence MMATVSHEINDLLNTIPDYIQKVKCDTNKFTAPFKCAVKSCPNKFEKFDENSFSPYKFHKFPVIKKLRKLWKLKCGLQKYDHVKGLMVCSVHFNLDDYIRNYKEEFNNPNFKRQLSSSAVPKLKLGSNQYKNFDISDSDYDTDMDNYQDIAQSTNSTNQVLESDIVLKNGPLDLNEVRREVDLNKELEETSRGLENELKSCENKLNAINKSIRTARIKAIHLKKRNRAEDDILRNIFSNAQINLLLGKKAVWSNDDLATAFTIRHMGSKKCYLYMKNVLKIPLPSLSCVQKWAATQAQSM; translated from the exons ATGATGGCTACAGTCTCTcatgaaataaatgatttgctTAACACAATACCTGATtatattcaaaaagtaaaatgtgatacaaacaaatt TACTGCACCATTCAAATGCGCCGTAAAATCATGcccaaataaatttgaaaaatttgatgaaaattcattttctccttataaatttcataaattcccTGTTATTAAAAAACTTCGTAAATTGTGGAAATTAAAATGTGGTTTGCAAAAATATGATCATGTGAAAGGGTTGATGGTTTGTTCGGTTCATTTTAACCTAGATGATTATATTAGAAACTATAAGGAAGAATTCAATAATCCAAATTTCAAAAGGCAATTAAGCTCGAGTGCTGTACCTAAACTTAAATTAGGatcaaatcaatataaaaattttgatattagtgACAGTGATTATGATACAGACATGGATAATTATCAAGATATAGCACAATCTACAAATAGTACAAACCAA GTACTTGAATCtgatattgttttgaaaaatggtcCATTAGATTTAAATGAAGTACGACGTGAAGTTGATCTCAATAAAGAATTAGAAGAAACTAGTAGAGGTttagaaaatgaattaaaaagttgtgaaaataaGTTGAACgctattaataaatcaatacgTACTGCTAGG ataaaagcTATCCacttgaaaaaaagaaatagagcAGAAGATGATATTTTACGAAATATATTCAGTAATGCTCAGATCAATTTGCTATTAGGTAAAAAGGCTGTTTGGTCGAATGATGATTTAGCTACAGCGTTCACAATAAGACACATGGGTTCTAagaaatgttatttatatatgaaaaatgttttgaaaataccgCTACCATCATTATCTTGCGTTCAGAAATGGGCCGCTACACAAGCCCAAAGTAtgtga
- the LOC130894732 gene encoding U3 small nucleolar ribonucleoprotein protein IMP3 produces the protein MVRKLKYHEQKLLKKVDFISWEVDNNLHEVKVLKRYYIQKREDYAKYNKLSRNIREVARKIKEIESNHPFRTECSAQLLEKLYLMGLIPTRWDLSLAEKVTASCFCRRRLAVLMVRNKMSESIKGATKLIEQGHVRVGPEMIKDPAFLVTRTLEDFVTWVDSSKIKRHILEYNGIRDDYEM, from the exons ATGGTAAGAAAACTTAAATATCACGAACAAAAACTTTTAAAGAAAGTGGATTTTATATCCTGGGAGGTTGACAATAATTTACATGAAGTCAAGGTTCTGAAAAGAtactatatacaaaaaagagaaGACTATGCAAAGTATAATAAACTATCTAGAAATATAAGAGAAGTAGCGAGAAAAATTAAGGAAATTGAATCAAACCACCCTTTTAGGACAGAATGTAGCGCGCAGCTCttagaaaaatt atATCTCATGGGACTTATTCCAACAAGATGGGATCTTAGTTTAGCTGAAAAAGTAACTGCATCTTGCTTCTGTAGACGAAGATTGGCAGTTCTTATGGTGAGAA ataaaatgtcTGAAAGCATAAAAGGGGCTACGAAATTGATAGAACAAGGTCATGTAAGGGTAGGACCTGAGATGATAAAGGACCCCGCATTTTTAGTTACAAGAACCCTCGAAGATTTTGTAACCTGGGTCGATAGTTCTAAAATAAAACGGCACATATTGGAGTATAATGGAATA agAGATGATTATGAAATGTAA
- the LOC130894729 gene encoding protein mono-ADP-ribosyltransferase PARP11-like has protein sequence MLVEQLEYLLPNSWIPMDLRHEKFKVVQLHPSTTEYHVVQSQLGYGTPYFSAIQGVYRVQNPILYAKFRIKAYDFEQRGQYSIKSLFHDTSRENVESICSFNFDWRFGERFKFGPGVYFSTSPYLANKHSSKNNGLFRTMFLTQVLTQNIQTVPGEIFLPDYGFDTALVHNGETYVKYFDGEYYPQYFINYITQT, from the coding sequence ATGTTAGTGGAACAATTGGAATATTTACTTCCAAATTCTTGGATACCAATGGATTTGAGACACGAAAAATTCAAAGTAGTACAACTTCACCCATCTACTACAGAATATCATGTTGTTCAATCACAACTTGGGTATGGAACTCCATATTTCAGTGCGATTCAAGGTGTGTACAGGGTTCAAAATCCAATATTATATgcaaaatttcgaataaaagCTTATGATTTTGAACAAAGAGGACAATACTCAATCAAATCACTTTTCCACGATACAAGCAGAGAGAATGTCGAGTCGATATGTAGTTTCAATTTCGATTGGAGATTTGGTGAACGTTTCAAATTCGGACCCGGAGTTTATTTCTCAACAAGCCCATATTTGGCTAACAAACACTCTTCTAAAAATAACGGGTTGTTCAGGACCATGTTCTTAACACAGGTACTTACTCAGAATATTCAGACAGTTCCCGGTGAAATTTTTCTACCTGACTATGGATTTGATACTGCTCTCGTCCATAATGGGGAGActtatgttaaatattttgatggAGAGTATTATCcgcaatattttataaactatatCACACAAACATAG